From Parafrankia irregularis, the proteins below share one genomic window:
- a CDS encoding MarR family winged helix-turn-helix transcriptional regulator, with the protein MSPPKPLPTDPIAEAHRQWTAHGWGGVADGMAAVTSLMRAQQILLARVDEILRPLDLTFARYELLMLLLFSRRGSLPLSRIGSLLQVHPTSVTSAVDRLEARGQVRRQPHPTDRRAILAEITDDGRATALAATEKLNESVFADPGLPENGVRELVDLLTDLRSRAGDF; encoded by the coding sequence GTGTCGCCGCCGAAGCCGCTTCCGACCGACCCGATCGCGGAGGCACACCGGCAGTGGACGGCGCACGGGTGGGGCGGGGTGGCGGACGGGATGGCCGCGGTCACCTCGTTGATGCGTGCACAGCAGATCCTGCTCGCCCGCGTCGACGAGATCCTGCGTCCGCTCGATCTGACGTTCGCCCGTTACGAGCTGTTGATGCTGCTGCTGTTCAGCCGCCGGGGCTCGTTGCCGCTCAGCCGCATCGGCAGTCTGCTCCAGGTCCACCCGACCAGCGTCACCAGTGCCGTCGACCGGCTGGAGGCCCGGGGCCAGGTTCGCCGCCAGCCGCATCCGACCGACCGGCGGGCCATCCTCGCCGAGATCACCGACGACGGTCGCGCGACGGCGCTCGCGGCCACCGAGAAGCTCAACGAGAGCGTGTTCGCCGATCCCGGTCTGCCCGAGAACGGGGTCCGCGAGCTCGTGGACCTGCTCACCGACCTTCGCAGCCGGGCCGGCGACTTCTGA